The segment catttttctccttttaatgtaaaatatttttggatatttgaccaccagaaaaattaaaagtaatttcCTAAAAAGTATTTTCCACATACCAAATACACAGTTCAATCTACTAACCTGGCATACTTGAGGAGGAATTCAGATCTCTTGCGCTCTTACAATttgaatagaagaaaataacTTTTCCAGATCTCTTTTATTTAAATACAAAGATCTcttataaaaaatcataaaaccaagttttttttttgtaaagagcTAGATAATATCAATCGAACCCAtacccaaaaaagaaaaattgatcttacaaaaagaaattaaacttgttagaaaaatgaagaaaagagaaatcaaattaactttgaaaatgaTGGATTATTGTATTGAATAGTAAAAATggataattgaaaataaaaaccctaatatatataattaatcaagcaaatttctTGGTTGATTAGATCCTGATGCTCCTCCTCCTGCTTGTTCTTGATTAACTTTTTCACCTTCACTCTCTCTATATCTATGTAAATATCTCTTCAAAGCTCCGCTATAATCATCAAACCCTAATGTTCCTAAAGCCCAACAAATGTCGTCGCCGTTGACCGTCTTCCGACGCTCTTTTCTACACTTATCCGATGCTTCACCAGTCACAAATCCAATAAACTCAGACACACATTCTTGCATTGTTTCTTTTgcttcttttgatatttttgcatTT is part of the Solanum lycopersicum chromosome 1, SLM_r2.1 genome and harbors:
- the LOC101249009 gene encoding nuclear transcription factor Y subunit B-5-like translates to MSQQNIGGASSSNDEGAAGSSREQDRLLPIANVGRIMKNILPPNAKISKEAKETMQECVSEFIGFVTGEASDKCRKERRKTVNGDDICWALGTLGFDDYSGALKRYLHRYRESEGEKVNQEQAGGGASGSNQPRNLLD